GTACACCTATCTATCTCCATTGGGTGGACCAACTTTTTAGCCTTATTTCGAAAAACTGGATTCACAGAAATGGTGCACAAGTCTTGTCCAAAGATCGTATCAGTGGGGGTAGCACAGCTATATGCTTCGCTGACGGAGGTCATAGTCCTTAACTTTAGCCTCTCCGATACATAAACCATTTtgtttttgggtttttgCAACAAATAATTCTGCTTCAATAATACAGTATTATTCCCTACCCCGCAAAGTGATCGAGGGTACCCTGTAATGATGCAACATTTTGATTAAATACACAAGAAATTAGATTCGTAAGAATGTCCTTCAAATATTGTCAACAAATTCCGGGATCTAAAAGTACATATGCAACAAGAAAGCTTCAGGGTCGTTACAACAACCTTAGCATGCTCAACAATATAATAACCGCCCAGGCGGCCACATGATAGTTTGGGGAAAGAGAAACTGCGTGACTGCTTGAACCCGGTACGGGCAGGAAGTGAGAGGAATCTATTTTTTGCTGCTCGAGATTTTGCTGAGAGCATTAGCAAGTGTCAGtagtgtaaaaaacatagGAGAAGATGGcaaggtactacattaccTTAAAAGACACGAGGCCAACAATAATACCAAGTGCGAAAAAGATGCAGGCCACAATCAGCCATAAGAATCCCCACACTGTAAATAATTTAGAATCATTTCGTCGGTCACTAAATATAGCGAACTTCAATTCTACACACCTCTCGATGGACAGCAGCCACAGATGCGTGCGAATTCAGAAGCGTCGGAGGTGTTCACTTTCCGTGCAAGGGTGTCGTCTAGAAGAAGTGGAATGAAGCAGGGAGGATAGCAAAGAGAAATATAAATCCATACCAACAACATCCCATATAACATACATGCACGACATAACGCCAATGAAAAGTACCTTGTGACGTTGAAGAATAAGGTAAAAATCATCAATGGCAATACAAATTTTTCCAACTTACCAAGTAGCGAAGTGCAATTCCACCGCCGACAAACCAGAAGAGCACAATCAGTCCAGACATACCAAAGATCAAAAGCCACGATCTTTTCCTTGATGTCAGAGTTCGAATTGAAAACGTAGCGAGAACAAAACTTTACAGCCAATTTTTGCGTGCCCACCATAGtgtgaaaagaaagaaaacagcCAAAACAATAGATGCTACTTTGCTTGCGTTGGTATTGAAACCGCATGCTATCAAAGCTGCACCGATGAAGGAAGAACCGAGATATCCTGCCGGCAGAGTCAACCATGGTACTCCGCCTGACATGCTGGTGGCCCCTCCTTCGTCGGCTGTCCCAACGGAGAGGTAAGTAAAGCCCATATCacctgaaaaagaaaagagaaagtcaTACGATCGAGCTCAATGGAGTAAATCTTAGCACAAGTAAGAACGCCCACAAATGCATGGCTCATCTGAGTAAGTAGCATTATAAACTCCGGCTCGCAAGAATTGGAGGAGTGAACTTACTTCATGAAATCCAACGGTCAAAAGTCTGATAAACATTAGATTGTGTATATTCAGCAAAGCGCTTATGGCTTACTTGAATGGGTATACTAACAGCATACATTAGCAAAAAGAAGCGACGAAGGGTTGCAAGAACTCACTGATGACCCGCAAATAGGGCAGGTGCCTTCAATAATTTAACCAGTGGTAAGAACAAAAAGGCACTGGAGAAGTAAATCTGCTCACCATAGAATAAATATGACAACGATATATATGCCAGCGACGATCAACGTATTCCTTTGGGTATCATTGGGGGTCACTCGATCCTTGAAATCTCGAATGAAAAGCTGAGTAGGTCCGGGAACAAAAAGTGGTTGGAAGGGATCGAGATCAACACTAGGCATGTGGGTATCCTGGGActatggtggtggtggtttagGAGAAAGGAAGTCAAATTGGCGCAGCACTGGGTTCTGCACAGGTCGTTCGGTTCGACGATCTTGGCAAGCCTGCCGGCCAATTTGGGCCCGCGTCTTCGCTGATCGCTATATTTGGCTTTACATCCAGCTCAACATTCAAGCTCGCGCCTCCTTATGTTGTAACTCATCTTCCATATACCATGCGGTATTTACGGGTCGCGCTTATACATCCAGATCTTGGAATTGGTGCTTAatgtctttctttcttcccaaTAACACTCTAATAACTCTGAATAGGTGGCGCAGAGCGTCTCGTGGTTGATGCTGCTCTTGGGTTGCAACGACTAGGCCATGATGTCAATCTCTATACGTCTTATCACGATCCGCAGCATTGTTTTGAAGAAACGCGGGATGGTTCgtttttcttccatcctgACGTATGGCTCGTTGATGTCGTATTCATAAGGAACACTCAAAGTGCATCATATTGTCCCACCGTTTCCTCGTTCGTGGAAGGGGAAATTCCACATTCTATTTGCCCATCTACGTCAGCTGCATCTGACGTTTCGGCTCCTTTCATGGGGTGCTCCAACCTATGATGTTTACTTTGTCGATCAGCTCTCGACCTGCATACCCTTTCTCCGAGCATTTGGCCAAACACGCGTAGTGTTTTATTGTCATTTTCCGGATAAATTACTCGCCGACGGCGCTTTTGTTGAAGGAAATGTTGTCAGGAACACAAACTTCTTGAAACggttgtatcgacttcctATGGACTGGTGGGAAGAGATCACGACGAGTAAGTTTCAGTAAACGCTACATAGGATATTTCTCAATGCGACGATCCTCCAGGACAAGCCGATATCATTCTCGCCAACTCAAGATTTACAGCTCGCATCTTTAAGTCTTATTTCCCCTCCATCTCCCAAACACCACGCGTCGTATACCCTGGAATCAATATTTCCGCATATGAAGATGCAGTAGACTTACTCGACCTTGATACAGTCGCCGTCACCTCGTGAGTCAACCTTCTGGGCCCTCTCTCAAAATTACACTTAAAGGCGCCTCTATTCTAGGCAACGCCCAACACTTCTCTCATTAAACAGATTTGAAGGGAAAAAGAACGCGTTGCTTGCTCTGGAGGCGTTTGGCTTATTGAAGAGCAGACATCCACACCTTGGCCGCCTACGCCTTGTTCTTGCGGGTAGGTTCATTGCGAACTTGTAAAATTCTCGTAGCTGATCTTCCTCTAAGGTGGATATGATCCTAGGCTGGAAGACAATGTCCGTACTCTGCAACAGCTCGTTGACCGCACATCAACACTTTCATTAACTTATAATGTCACTTCTCCTGGTCCCATACCTTATGGCATGAGCTCGTCTGATTCAGAAACAGATGTCCTCTTTGTGCTCAATTTTACGACATCGCAGCGGACAGCATTATTACTCTCGTCGAGTTCACTGGCGTTGCTGTACACACCCGCTAATGAGCACTTTGGCATTGTGCCTGTAGAAGCTATGGCATGCGGCATTCCTGTTTTGGCCTGCGACTCCGGAGGTCCAACAGAAAGCGTCGTTGATGCTTCTCTGGTCAAGGAAGAAGGCACCGGGTGGCTCCAACGGCCAGACCCACAGGTGTGGGCGGACACATTGCTGGAGATAGTAAACCAGTCTCCCTCTGAGCGGGAGGAAATGGCGCAGAGAGCGAAAGCGAGGGCGCGGTCGCTATTTGGTATGGAGGCGATGACGCGAGGACTGGATGACGCCCTCCAGCAGGCGGTAGACTTGGGTCCGGTGGATGTTTTTGGATGGACGATGATTGTGATTGCGTTTTTCCTAGCATACCTAGCTGGCCCTTTCTTGTTACCTTGATTGTTAATTTATTGTATGTATGGCAATGGATGAAACCCATGTACCCCTTAATTTCGTGGTCGGTGAGTGTACAGACTGACCGGGCCGCTTTAAGCCTGAGTGCCCCCGCATTCAATATTTCCCGCTCAGCTCTTTTAATCTtaatcaccaccaccacgctTTCCTTTTGATCCAACTGTTCCTTCAATATTTATAGTCTGCCTGACTCATTCTCTGCACTCGGGGACCTTCTACGACCGCGTTATCGCTCTCTCCTCTGTCCTGTatctcatctccaacttTTCGTTTGACTCTCTCGACCCATTCAGCATCCCACTCTTGGTTCCAGGATCTAGCCTCTCGGCAAGCTCAGCAAGCGGCACAAACGCCATTGGCTTTTTCCTAGAGCAGGCTTGCCCATTCCATTCACCCTCAAAAAAGGCGAAAGAGCTTTACAGGCACGACAAATTATTCATTCATCTGAAAGACGCAATCGGCACTTGTGACAATGGCATTTTCGTTGACCGGACCTCGTGGAACCTCAAGCAGTAATAGTGTTGCAGGCGGAAGTGGTAGTGGCCACCGAGGACGAGCGAGTGGCACCTTACCGTTCAATGGAAGCGGTAACGGGGGCGCAGGTGGTAACTGGGGTGCTGGCGGAGGATCGGGAGCAGGCTTTGGCTTCGGTCTCGGTCAATCAGGAGGAATTGGCGGCCCTGCGAATGGCTTTAGTGGGGCAGGAGCTCCAGGGAGCAGACGGCATGAAGAAGAACTCATCAATGCTTATGAAgcggaggaagagaggatCATCAATGTGCTTTCAAAGAAGTTGGAACAGGTAAGCATTCTTCTTATTTTCGACCTTTAGTTCGTTCTCTTTGCTTTGACAAAATTGTAGATAAATTGCaaatctttttcttgttcacAGGCCTTTTTTGATTGTTTATCTATTTCATATCATTCTTACCATCttattcattcatttcagTTACGCGAAGACAAGATAGAACTCGAGAACGCGCTCGAGGCAGAATCAGAAAGTCATGTAAATAAACTCTCCCGCGAGCTTGCATTGCTACGTATGGCAAATCGGGAGCTTCAGGAACAATTGTCGGCAGAGCGAGCTCGCAGTGTGAATGTCGGTACGAGCGTGGATTCTACCGAAGCTAACGGTAGCAGTGACGCAGGCACGCGGCGCACACAAGTCGATAGCAGCGACACAGATGCAGCAACAGCGGATTCAAGTGCAGGCACGAGCGTGCTTGCTTCTGGCCTAAGGATGCTGGGCAATGAGGCCAACCCGAATGTAACCATGATGTTGGATGCGTTGAGGAGAGAGAACGAACAACTCAGGAGTAGACTGGTTGGCACAGAGAGAGAGTACGTACGGTTAAAGAGACTGAACGAGGTTTACAGGGAAGAACTAATAGACTGTCGCGGACGAGTGAGTAATAAAATTGTTGCGCGTTGGACATCTAATGATATCATCATCTCTGTAATTAGTTAGGGCTCCCTGTTGACAATTTGATTGGGCTGACTCCTGCAGATCGCGACCCATTCTCGCACCCGACTCATCTGCGGTCGAGGTCGGAATCAGAATCGTATTCGAGGCCCAgatcattatcatcatcttcttcttcattattCTCGCCTTCAGTATCGGTCATTCCATGGGCTACCAGCGGTAGTCGACGAACCGAGACCGGGAGTTTAAACGATCACTCAAATATAAATTCCAACGCAAGCTCACCATCAACGTCTAGCTTTATTCCTGGAGGTGTGGTTGGAGGAATGGCAATGTCATATAAACCTAGATTTACTGGTGGCGCAGGGTACGCGCAGACTGACAGTGTCGCTTCTGGGAGCACGCGTACGTATTCCAATGTGCGGGCGTCGGGCTCGAATGCGCAGTCACAGACGCACGGGGTGCCAATTCCACGACCACCGTCGCAAGTCCCAAGACCCGTGAAGCACACGCACGAGCCGTTTACCGGAATCAACggtgacgatgaagatgtaGATCCTGAACTCGAGGAGCGTATACGCGGAAGTACGGTGCAAGAGGAAGCTGTACTATCAACATCTTCCTCGGCGTCGGGTGAGTCGACGGGGTCTGGAAGGTCTCTGTTGTATCCGTTTTCGCCTTCATCAGTAGGCGTAGAGCCAAGCAGCTATATGAGTGCAGAAACTGACGTGACAAGCCCGCCGTCATCCGGGTCGTTTGGGATGATTGGAATGGGGATGGGACACGGGGCGAACGCGGTGGTGATGGGAGGAATAGGCATGGGCGCATATGGAGTGCCTCAACGGGGACTATCGTATCCGTCTGTGCCGCCGCCGTCGCTGAGCTCGAGCTTTGGCAGCCCGTCTGTGACGTTCCATGGGCTGCCGCCACGAGAAGCGTCGTCGAGCCCTGTGGAGCCACTGAGCCGGCGGGGGTCTATTGGGGGAAGAAGCTTGGGACGAGGCAGCTTCGATAGAGGAGCGGGGCTCCCTGCTGGTGCCCGAGTAGCGGAGACGGGGACACTGCAGCGGAGTCGGGCAGGGAGCCTGGCAGTGAGCACTCTGCAAGAAAGTGAAGATGGTGAAAGTTGAATAACCTATGTACTTGTTATAAACAAATTATACATTATACACTTGAATTATGTCACCGGCTTGTCTCTCTGCCATGGCCACCGACCTCGCTAAGATAACTCCTCCCCGCGATCTCTCCGATGCTCAGAAAGCCCTCGTCTTCGAGCACTTCTTTCGACGTCTCGCAACCTATCGCAATACCGCCGTAATTTATGCCATCCTTGACGACACCAATGTCACTGAGTTTGAGGCGTCTCTCAATGTCTGGGGTCAGTCGCTCCTCGAAAAGGCTTGGCTCGTCTGTCGCGGCGACGATACAGGTATATCGCCTCTCAGTTCTATGTATACCCTGCCTCACACTAAAGCCAACAGAAAATTGTCCACAGTTGGATTCTACTTCGGATACAGCTACTATTCATCTAGACAAGTTGCCCCCACAAGAGGACATTGCAAAAATACTCAATACTATCTTATTCTTGGATATCACTGCCTCTACGCAGTACTCAGCGCGCACCCGTGTCTTTCTGGCATCTCTAGGTCCGTTGGACGAGTCCGCCATCGTGGCAGCCTTGAAGAATCCCGATCACATTATAGATGAAGCACAGAAGCAGGCAGAGACCTCGAGACGCTCACATGCCGACAAAGGAAAGACCCTGCGGATAGTTGGGATGGGCGTCGGTGCGGTGGCTGGCGGCATCTTGCTGGGGGTTACCGGCGGTTTGGCTGCTCCTCTCGTCGGGGCAGGAGTTACGACTGTCCTGGGTTGGCTCGGCATGGGAGGTTCTGTTATAGGATTGCTCGCAAGTGGTTTGGCAGGCTCTTCGGTCGTTTGCGGCGCCTTGTTTGGCGTCTATGGTGCAAGGTCGACTGCTAGCATGGTGGAGCGTCATACAAAAGATGTCAGCGATCTCGCTTTGGTGCCCATTCGCAGTGGCAAGGATGAAGGAAATAGTGACACCTTGGGCGTGAGGCTCTGCGTCAGTGGGTGGTTAGACAGTCCGGAAGATGTCACGGCACCATGGCGTGTACTCGAGGGAGACGACACATATGCCCTCCAATGGGTAAGTGACTATCGTCCCAGATGAAGACGCGTCATGCAACTCAATTGTGGGACAGGAAATGAACGCACTCCAGGAGTTGTCGGACGCCATGTCGACACTGGTCAAGTCGCAGGCAATGAATTACGTGAAGGCACAAGTGATCAAGAGAACGGTGTTTGCAACCCTGATGAATTCATTGGCCCCATTGGCATTGCTACGAATAGGACAGATTATTGGTATGTTCTCTGTGTATTTTGGAGCAAGAGGTATGCGGCTGATATGAAAAAGACAACCCGTGGATGAATGCGAGAGCACTGGCGATCAAAACTGGAGCTGTATTGGGGGACATGCTCGCGAACCGGGTGTTCGGAAATCGACCTGTGACATTGACGGGTTACTCGCTTGGTGCACTGGTGATCTACGAGGCGCTGCAACATCTAGCTCGACTGCCGCCGTCGCAAACGCGCGACCTGATCGAGGACGTGTTTCTGTTTGGCACGCCCGTGGGTGCGGATGGGCGCAAATGGACTAGTGTGCGGCGGGTGGTGTCGGGGAGACTGGTGAATGGATATGCTCGCGACGACTACGTGTTGGGAGTGCTGTGCCGGGCATCGGAGGCGACGTGGGAGGTGGCGGGGCTGGAAGAAATAGACGCAAAGGGCGTTGAGAACATGTGTTGTGAAGGAGTAGAGGGGGACAGAATGTGGCGCACCATTGCTGCCAAATATGTACCTCGCACGTGATCTAATTACTCAGTCTCTCCCGCTTATGTTCTTCTCCGTCATCTAAATAGTTATTCCACAGCTGTCCATGCCCTcgtctttttccttttgtttcttttttactCTATCTAATGGCTAGTCTAACTCCTCTAAATGCTCTCGTCGGCGGCCTCGCTATTCCTGTCGCTGCACAcgagcttcttcttctcaatgGCAATGTATACGGAATATCTGGCTTCATTCACCGTGCAATCAAGGGCAGCACAGAAGCCATGGCTGGCGTCGCCGGTCTCGTTCTCGGTGGTGCTCTAGTGGCCAGGATGGAAGGTCACGGTCCCGCATCTTTATCTTTGGCTTTTCCCAAGGTCTTGGTTTCTGGTTTTTTGGTCGGACTGGGAACAAAGGTCAGTCAGCTCACGCTTACACCGCAGTTCGCAGCTTATCTTTGTTTTCGTCTAGATGGCCAACGGCTGCACATCTGGGTACGCTTATTCCACCCGATTTTAGATGCGTCTTTGCCTCATATTATAAATAGACATATGGTATGCGGGATATCGCGTTTCTCCATAAGGTCTGCGAGCGTCACTGGGCGCTTCCATATACATGGTTTTCTAACTAGGTCTTGTGTGTTCAGGTCGATAGTCGCGACCGCCACGTTTTTCACTGTTGGCGTCTTAACCACACAACTCATCCATCAAGATTTTCCCGCAGCTGGCCCAACAAACTGGTCCATCGGCGCGGAGGGCTACAGACTGTTGGCTCTTCAGGCCATtcccttgtctttgtctgTGCTTTTGTATGCGTTGGTATGTATTCTCCCTTCTTATCTATTCCATGCGCAATTATTTACGCGACTTAGAACTCGTACCCCGAAGTAGAGAATCCCGCCACCGACGCCAAttcaaagaaagaaaacgttGACGGTATCAATGTATACCCCGGCCTGCGTATCCTGGCATATTTAACGACAAGCGTGCAATTCGCCTTTGCACTGCGCCTTTCCAATCTGAGCGAGGCATCTCGCGTGAtctcctttctcctcctccccttccATTCCGCGTTCGACCCTTCCCTTGCCCTCGTCGGCGCTGGTGCGCTGGGCTTGGGCATCCCCCTCTATCGTTACTTTCGTGGCAACGAGCGCCCACGCCTTGGTGGTAAATGGGCAATTCCTAAAGGTGGTAAGATCGACTCGCGGCTTCTGATAGGATCGACTATCTTCGGTGTTGGCTGGGGGATGGCGGGTATTTGCCGTGAGTCCTTTGCTTTTAATTTTTGACGGCGTCGCTGGCTTCTAATTACAATTTCTTAATCAGCTGGTCCAGGTTTGGTAAACTTCGGGCGCGCTTTGGGATCTGGAGGCCAAGCTCTCGCACCGTATGCTGGTTGGCTCGCGTCCATGGTTATTGGCGGTTTATTTGCCTGATAACAGGCTGATGCTTTCAGCTCAACGCTAAAATTTAATGAAACTACAGAGGTCAAAATTATGTACTGCAAGGCATTGCCTTTATTATCGATGTATCCATTATTACCCATGGAATTAATCAATTTTAGCACTCAACACACTATTCGTGGATCTTACCAGCTCTTACCGGTTTCAAAGTTTGTTATCGAATCATATTAGTCGAATTCATACGAAAAATAGACGGTTGGAGCTTTACTAATCAACTGAGTGAGTTAATTTAGTTGTATAAGCACCATGTACGCTAAAAGCTGGTTTTGGTATCAACCAAGTATCAAATGACTAcaaaatacacaaaaaaaacaagaaaaattATGATGCCACAGCTGCAGCAGATGCTATTGAATTGGCCGAGGGGCCTGCGGTATTGGCAGGCTGCTTGGGTCTACTTCGACCCCATTTGACTGTTACCCGTTCGCCGTCTATTTCGAGACCATTTGCCCAAGCCTGGGCTGCAGTTTCAGCAACAGTACGCTCCCGGAAATTGACAAAAGCACATCTAGTGGAACGCAGTCATTATTAGATCGGATATCAACATGTGCTACTTGCCTCGTCTTTTCCACGTGAACTATAGATTTGAGTTGTGTAGCTTGGATACTTGGGAGGGATTGTAAGACTTGGGTACGTATGCTCATTTCTGTAGAGGTAACAGGGAGAGAAGACAGGAATAGTGAGGTCTGGTCGTACATTTTATCAATAAAACGACCATAGATGTAAGAAGAATTAAACACATACTACTGATACGTCATCTGGAGGCTTCAATCCTTGGGCCTCAGCATGACCTGCCATAATTTTTCTCGCCACCGGGTCATTTCGCCCGTGGTAACGATCCTGCATATTTTGGTGCGCCAGTTCGTTGTCTGCAGGTATTTCATGTCGATACGGACATTCGGACCCGCGCTTGCATTCTCCCTTTGCGAAAAATGAACACACATGAGGTCTGTTGCGTTTGTAATAAGGATCCGTCCTCGCCAGCTGTTTGAGCATCTCTTTTCCGGCAGATGCTGCGCGTCCAGAGTCGAGACCGGACTTGTTTCCGTCAAGCTGTAATCACAACGGTACATGAAAGATCACAATGAACGGGTTGATCGCGTAAAACGCAGGTAGTGCTCACCTTGCCTTCCATATTCTGTGCATAATATTCTCTATTTATGTCGCTTGTGGGAGCCTCGTTCTGCAGGCCTAGAGCTGTATCTCTAACTTGTGTTGGGAGACCGTATTCCAAATCAAGCAGGCATGTTTGGCACACATTCTTAATCTTGGCGCAAGTCTGGCAAATGACAGTGGTTTTGAAGCGTGCTCCTGAGCCAGGATTCCAACGGAACACAGTGAAGGGTCTCGCACAAGTACCACATGAGCGTCCGTACTCCTGTTTTGACTAAAGTCGCAGTTGAGAGAAATGTATTCAATCCCAAAAATATGCATACCATCCGAATAAATGGATTGTCGCCCAAACCTGTTCGCTGTTAGTACCTGGCACAGAGGATATATTAATTGCAACTTGCATGTTTCGCAAAGAATCGGAAATTCACTCTGCTCCCATCCCGCTTTGTTGATATCAGCCTTTGGTGGCATGGTAATAGGTGTGTGGAAGAGATACGACCAAGTTGGTTGTGGTTGGGTTTGAAAGCTGTAGGCGTAATCACTTGCTGACAAACTGTTATGGTCACGTTTCTCTCTAGTGATCAAATGGCCCTTTGCTCTCTCCCATGGATAACAACGACACCCGGATAAAAAATCTCGGTGGAGGGTCTTTACTCATTGCGTGGCAACTCAAAGGCAAAAATGTCCTTATTGTCGGAGGTGGAGAAGTAGCTTCACAGCGTATTGAATCCATTCTCGCATCCGACGCCTTTATCCATGTCCTGTCACCCCAGAACGGCCTCCATCCTCGGACACGGCAATTTATTGAACTTCGAAAGGACCGCATCACTTATCATGAACGATGTTACAGTGGACCTGGAGAATTGGATGATATGGACATGGTACTTACTGCACTAGATGACAACGAACTGTCACGCTCCATCGTCGAACTCAGTCGCCAGAGGCGAATCCCTGTCAATGCTGCCGACATTCCCGATCTCTGTGACTTCTACTTCGGCGCACAAATTCGCGATGGCCCGCTACAAATCATGATATCAACAAATGGTAATGGCCCTCGAATAGCGAGCCTTATTAAAACCCGGTTGCAAAA
This Psilocybe cubensis strain MGC-MH-2018 chromosome 3, whole genome shotgun sequence DNA region includes the following protein-coding sequences:
- a CDS encoding Alpha-1,3/1,6-mannosyltransferase ALG2; amino-acid sequence: MDWWEEITTRQADIILANSRFTARIFKSYFPSISQTPRVVYPGINISAYEDAVDLLDLDTVAVTSQRPTLLSLNRFEGKKNALLALEAFGLLKSRHPHLGRLRLVLAGGYDPRLEDNVRTLQQLVDRTSTLSLTYNVTSPGPIPYGMSSSDSETDVLFVLNFTTSQRTALLLSSSSLALLYTPANEHFGIVPVEAMACGIPVLACDSGGPTESVVDASLVKEEGTGWLQRPDPQVWADTLLEIVNQSPSEREEMAQRAKARARSLFGMEAMTRGLDDALQQAVDLGPVDVFGWTMIVIAFFLAYLAGPFLLP
- a CDS encoding putative membrane protein C6F6.13c, whose amino-acid sequence is MATDLAKITPPRDLSDAQKALVFEHFFRRLATYRNTAVIYAILDDTNVTEFEASLNVWGQSLLEKAWLVCRGDDTDKLPPQEDIAKILNTILFLDITASTQYSARTRVFLASLGPLDESAIVAALKNPDHIIDEAQKQAETSRRSHADKGKTLRIVGMGVGAVAGGILLGVTGGLAAPLVGAGVTTVLGWLGMGGSVIGLLASGLAGSSVVCGALFGVYGARSTASMVERHTKDVSDLALVPIRSGKDEGNSDTLGVRLCVSGWLDSPEDVTAPWRVLEGDDTYALQWEMNALQELSDAMSTLVKSQAMNYVKAQVIKRTVFATLMNSLAPLALLRIGQIIDNPWMNARALAIKTGAVLGDMLANRVFGNRPVTLTGYSLGALVIYEALQHLARLPPSQTRDLIEDVFLFGTPVGADGRKWTSVRRVVSGRLVNGYARDDYVLGVLCRASEATWEVAGLEEIDAKGVENMCCEGVEGDRMWRTIAAKYVPRTLTPLNALVGGLAIPVAAHELLLLNGNVYGISGFIHRAIKGSTEAMAGVAGLVLGGALVARMEGHGPASLSLAFPKVLVSGFLVGLGTKMANGCTSGHMVCGISRFSIRSIVATATFFTVGVLTTQLIHQDFPAAGPTNWSIGAEGYRLLALQAIPLSLSVLLYALNSYPEVENPATDANSKKENVDGINVYPGLRILAYLTTSVQFAFALRLSNLSEASRVISFLLLPFHSAFDPSLALVGAGALGLGIPLYRYFRGNERPRLGGKWAIPKGGKIDSRLLIGSTIFGVGWGMAGICPGPGLVNFGRALGSGGQALAPYAGWLASMVIGGLFA
- a CDS encoding Pre-mRNA-splicing factor SLT11, yielding MPPKADINKAGWEQSLGDNPFIRMSKQEYGRSCGTCARPFTVFRWNPGSGARFKTTVICQTCAKIKNVCQTCLLDLEYGLPTQVRDTALGLQNEAPTSDINREYYAQNMEGKLDGNKSGLDSGRAASAGKEMLKQLARTDPYYKRNRPHVCSFFAKGECKRGSECPYRHEIPADNELAHQNMQDRYHGRNDPVARKIMAGHAEAQGLKPPDDVSVTSLFLSSLPVTSTEMSIRTQVLQSLPSIQATQLKSIVHVEKTRCAFVNFRERTVAETAAQAWANGLEIDGERVTVKWGRSRPKQPANTAGPSANSIASAAALVRSTNSVLSAKID
- a CDS encoding Siroheme biosynthesis protein met8, translating into MDNNDTRIKNLGGGSLLIAWQLKGKNVLIVGGGEVASQRIESILASDAFIHVLSPQNGLHPRTRQFIELRKDRITYHERCYSGPGELDDMDMVLTALDDNELSRSIVELSRQRRIPVNAADIPDLCDFYFGAQIRDGPLQIMISTNGNGPRIASLIKTRLQKGLSGLEGEAIIKVGQLRNKLKERAPGVGGQLGRDRMKWISSLCNKWEMEDFTLLDEAMMDRLLDEGWEQGKRVPEIKDLGIRPTGNNTHRCRLYNACSNSLVQTVIAFVAGAAMTTLLFRHVSKR